A genome region from Thalassococcus arenae includes the following:
- the ccoP gene encoding cytochrome-c oxidase, cbb3-type subunit III: MSKKQDDDLDYETTGHQWDGIKEYNKPLPKWWLWTFYITIVWGIGYTIAYPAWPGIKAATPGLLGYSTRAEVAADIARVEEANAAINEQLASAELTQIAATPELQTYAQNAGAAVFRSWCVQCHGSGAAGSSQEGWAAGYPNLLDDDWLWGGDIEAIHTTISYGIRNEEYGDARYSEMPAFGRDELLEDEQIDQVVNYVMSLSGEPQDGSMVEAGAQVYADNCAACHGEAAEGDRTQGAPNLADAIWLYGGDFDTIRETVYYSRYGVMPGWQNRLSEAEIRAVSAYVHSLGGGEAPAE, translated from the coding sequence ATGAGCAAAAAGCAAGACGACGATCTCGACTACGAGACGACCGGCCACCAGTGGGACGGCATCAAGGAATACAACAAGCCATTGCCGAAATGGTGGTTGTGGACCTTCTACATCACCATCGTCTGGGGGATCGGCTATACCATCGCCTATCCCGCATGGCCGGGGATCAAGGCGGCGACGCCGGGTCTGCTGGGGTATTCGACGCGCGCCGAAGTCGCCGCCGACATCGCCCGTGTGGAAGAGGCAAACGCCGCGATCAACGAACAGCTGGCCTCGGCCGAACTGACGCAGATCGCCGCAACGCCGGAATTGCAGACCTACGCCCAGAATGCCGGCGCCGCGGTCTTCCGCAGCTGGTGCGTGCAGTGCCACGGGTCCGGTGCCGCGGGGTCCAGCCAGGAAGGATGGGCCGCGGGCTATCCCAACCTGCTGGATGACGACTGGCTCTGGGGCGGCGATATCGAAGCGATCCACACCACGATCAGCTATGGCATCCGCAACGAGGAATACGGCGACGCCCGCTATTCCGAGATGCCCGCCTTCGGCCGCGACGAATTGCTGGAAGACGAACAGATCGACCAGGTGGTCAACTACGTGATGTCGCTATCGGGCGAGCCGCAGGATGGCTCGATGGTCGAGGCCGGTGCGCAGGTCTATGCGGACAATTGCGCGGCCTGCCACGGCGAAGCCGCAGAAGGCGACCGCACGCAGGGCGCGCCGAACCTGGCCGACGCGATCTGGCTTTACGGCGGCGATTTCGACACGATCCGCGAAACGGTGTACTATTCGCGCTATGGCGTGATGCCGGGTTGGCAGAACCGCCTGTCCGAAGCCGAAATCCGCGCCGTGTCGGCTTATGTCCACAGCCTCGGCGGCGGCGAAGCCCCCGCCGAATAA
- a CDS encoding cbb3-type cytochrome c oxidase subunit 3 produces METYSFLRELADSWALLAMFAFFLGIVIWAFRPGSNEVHRDVADIPFRHEDKPAPKEAGQ; encoded by the coding sequence ATGGAAACCTACAGCTTCCTGCGCGAACTGGCCGACAGCTGGGCGCTACTGGCGATGTTCGCCTTCTTCCTCGGCATCGTGATCTGGGCCTTCCGGCCCGGATCCAACGAGGTGCACCGGGACGTGGCCGACATCCCCTTCAGACATGAAGACAAACCTGCTCCGAAGGAGGCCGGGCAATGA
- the ccoO gene encoding cytochrome-c oxidase, cbb3-type subunit II encodes MAILDKHKALETNVTLLAIFAFLAVTVGGLVQIVPLFYLENTIEDVEGMRPYTPLELTGREIYLREGCYVCHSQMIRPMRDEVERYGHYSLAAESQYDHPFQWGSKRTGPDLARVGGRYSDEWHVDHLRSPQSVVPESVMPKYGYLEAKLIDGKYVQDLLATNAFVGVPYTDEMIEAAQADFLAQADPDSDYDGLLERYGDKVNVRNFDGQPGVSEADALIAYMQMLGTLVDFSTFTPDASR; translated from the coding sequence ATGGCAATTCTCGATAAGCACAAGGCGCTGGAAACCAACGTCACGCTGCTGGCCATCTTCGCCTTCCTGGCGGTGACGGTGGGTGGTCTGGTCCAGATCGTGCCGCTCTTCTACCTCGAGAACACGATCGAGGATGTCGAGGGCATGCGCCCCTACACGCCGCTGGAACTGACCGGACGGGAAATCTATCTGCGCGAAGGCTGCTATGTCTGCCACAGCCAGATGATCCGCCCGATGCGGGACGAGGTCGAACGCTATGGCCATTACTCGCTGGCGGCTGAATCGCAATACGATCATCCGTTCCAGTGGGGCTCCAAGCGCACCGGGCCCGACCTGGCCCGTGTCGGCGGCCGCTATTCGGACGAATGGCATGTCGACCACCTGCGCAGCCCGCAATCGGTGGTGCCGGAATCGGTGATGCCGAAATACGGCTATCTCGAAGCCAAGCTGATCGACGGCAAATACGTGCAGGACCTGCTGGCCACGAACGCCTTTGTCGGTGTGCCCTACACCGACGAGATGATCGAGGCCGCTCAGGCGGACTTCCTGGCGCAGGCGGATCCGGACAGCGACTATGACGGGCTGCTGGAGCGCTACGGTGACAAGGTCAACGTGCGCAACTTCGACGGTCAGCCGGGGGTGTCCGAAGCCGATGCGCTGATCGCCTACATGCAGATGTTGGGCACGCTGGTCGATTTCTCGACCTTCACGCCCGACGCCAGCCGCTGA
- the ccoN gene encoding cytochrome-c oxidase, cbb3-type subunit I, with amino-acid sequence MTNYIKLIVLGLITVLAMIAANYARDLAYLVHAIIVMLVAAGLFLWTLRRTDEPALAAGSLEHEYMDDVVRAGVIATTFWGVIGFLVGTWIAFQLAFPTLNFEWAQGYMNFGRLRPLHTSAVIFAFGGNALIATSFYVVQRTSAARLWGGNLAWFVFWGYQLVIVLAATGYLLGSTHAKEYAEPEWYVDLWLTVVWLAYLAVFVGTIVKRKEPHIYVANWFFLSFILTVAMLHVFNNLAIPVSIFGSKSVQVFSGVQDAMTQWWYGHNAVGFFLTAGFLGMMYYFIPKQAERPVFSYKLSIIHFWALIFIYIWAGPHHLHYTALPDWASTLGMVFSVVLWMPSWGGMINGLMTLSGAWDKLRTDPVIRMMVISVGFYGMSTFEGPMMSIRAVNSLSHYTDWTIGHVHSGALGWNGMITFGALYFLVPKLWNRERLYSLSLVSWHFWLATIGIVLYAASMWVTGIMEGLMWREVDANGFLVNSFADTVGAKFPMYVVRALGGVLFVTGAVIMAYNLWMTATRGPAVEADVARAHATPAE; translated from the coding sequence ATGACCAATTATATCAAGCTGATCGTGCTTGGTCTGATTACGGTCCTGGCGATGATCGCGGCGAACTACGCCCGTGATCTGGCTTATCTCGTGCATGCGATCATCGTGATGCTCGTGGCCGCCGGGCTGTTTCTCTGGACCCTGCGCAGAACCGACGAGCCGGCGCTGGCCGCAGGATCGCTGGAACATGAATACATGGACGATGTCGTCCGAGCCGGGGTGATCGCCACGACCTTCTGGGGGGTGATCGGGTTTCTGGTCGGCACATGGATCGCGTTTCAGCTCGCCTTTCCGACGCTCAACTTCGAATGGGCGCAGGGCTACATGAACTTCGGCCGGCTGCGCCCGCTGCACACGTCGGCGGTCATCTTCGCCTTCGGCGGCAACGCGTTGATCGCGACCTCGTTCTACGTCGTGCAGCGCACCAGCGCGGCGCGGTTGTGGGGCGGGAACCTGGCGTGGTTCGTGTTCTGGGGCTACCAGCTTGTCATCGTTCTGGCCGCGACCGGCTACCTGCTGGGTTCGACCCACGCCAAGGAATACGCCGAGCCGGAATGGTATGTCGACCTGTGGCTGACCGTGGTCTGGCTGGCCTATCTGGCGGTCTTCGTCGGCACCATCGTCAAGCGCAAGGAACCCCACATCTACGTGGCCAACTGGTTCTTCCTGAGCTTCATCCTGACCGTGGCAATGCTGCACGTCTTCAACAACCTCGCGATCCCGGTCTCGATCTTCGGCTCCAAGTCGGTGCAGGTCTTCTCGGGCGTGCAGGATGCCATGACGCAATGGTGGTACGGCCACAACGCGGTGGGCTTTTTCCTGACCGCGGGCTTTTTGGGCATGATGTACTACTTCATCCCCAAGCAGGCCGAACGCCCGGTCTTCAGCTACAAGCTGTCGATCATCCACTTCTGGGCGCTGATCTTCATCTACATCTGGGCCGGTCCGCACCACCTGCACTACACCGCGCTGCCCGACTGGGCCTCGACGCTGGGTATGGTGTTCTCGGTCGTGCTGTGGATGCCGTCCTGGGGTGGCATGATCAACGGCCTGATGACGCTGTCGGGCGCCTGGGACAAGCTGCGCACCGACCCGGTGATCCGGATGATGGTGATCTCGGTCGGCTTCTACGGCATGTCGACCTTCGAAGGCCCGATGATGTCGATCCGCGCGGTCAACTCGCTGTCGCACTACACCGACTGGACGATCGGCCACGTGCATTCCGGCGCTCTGGGCTGGAACGGCATGATCACCTTCGGCGCGCTCTACTTCCTGGTGCCGAAACTGTGGAACCGCGAACGGCTCTACAGCCTCAGCCTGGTCTCCTGGCACTTCTGGCTCGCGACCATCGGCATCGTGCTCTACGCCGCGTCGATGTGGGTGACCGGCATCATGGAGGGCCTGATGTGGCGCGAAGTGGATGCCAACGGCTTCCTGGTGAACTCGTTCGCCGACACCGTGGGCGCCAAGTTCCCGATGTACGTGGTGCGCGCCCTGGGCGGTGTGCTGTTCGTCACCGGTGCCGTGATCATGGCCTATAACCTGTGGATGACCGCGACCCGCGGCCCGGCTGTCGAAGCCGACGTCGCCCGCGCCCATGCCACGCCGGCCGAATAA
- a CDS encoding universal stress protein, whose protein sequence is MAYKTILTVVTDPELIDSTLSHAVSMAAGLDAHLDVLCFGVDRTQTGYYYAGANAIVLQETLTRATGEAKEMAVRAKALLKGADCRWAVDEGVAQLADIGRHVAGRARFCDLAILPKPYGKDRGVELEPVIEGALFEGQVPVLVVPDSVEPKASPERIVLGWNESNEALRAVRAAMPMLIAADTVHVVVIDPPKHGPNRSDPGGQLSQFLARHGVRPEIDVLSKTMPRVSDILMRHVMDVNADMIVMGAYGHSRFREAILGGATRNMLEQAEVSVFMAH, encoded by the coding sequence ATGGCCTACAAGACAATCCTCACCGTCGTCACCGATCCCGAATTGATCGATTCGACCCTTTCGCATGCCGTCAGCATGGCCGCCGGTCTGGATGCGCATCTGGATGTGCTTTGTTTCGGCGTCGATCGCACGCAGACGGGGTACTACTATGCCGGTGCGAACGCGATCGTCCTGCAGGAAACGCTGACCCGGGCGACCGGCGAGGCCAAGGAAATGGCGGTGCGGGCCAAGGCGCTTCTGAAAGGCGCCGATTGCCGCTGGGCCGTGGATGAAGGCGTCGCGCAACTGGCCGATATCGGTCGCCACGTGGCCGGTCGCGCGCGGTTCTGCGACCTGGCGATCCTGCCCAAACCCTATGGCAAGGATCGCGGCGTCGAACTGGAACCGGTGATCGAAGGCGCCTTGTTCGAAGGCCAGGTGCCGGTTCTGGTGGTGCCGGATTCGGTGGAGCCGAAGGCAAGCCCCGAGCGCATCGTGCTGGGCTGGAACGAAAGCAACGAAGCGCTGCGCGCCGTGCGCGCGGCGATGCCGATGCTGATCGCCGCGGATACGGTTCATGTCGTCGTGATCGATCCGCCCAAGCATGGTCCGAACCGCTCGGACCCCGGCGGTCAGCTGTCGCAATTCCTGGCGCGCCACGGTGTGCGGCCGGAAATCGATGTCCTGTCCAAGACCATGCCGCGGGTGTCGGATATCCTGATGCGCCACGTCATGGACGTGAACGCCGACATGATCGTGATGGGCGCCTATGGCCATTCGCGGTTCCGCGAGGCGATCCTGGGCGGCGCGACGCGCAACATGCTGGAACAGGCCGAGGTCAGCGTGTTCATGGCGCATTGA
- a CDS encoding RidA family protein gives MLRTYDRTLISNGNPMEAIVGFSRAVRVGPYVSVGGTAPVGADGKTVGIGDVAAQTRRCIEIIRDALEQAGSGLHDVVRTRVILTDIANWKAAIDVRKEYFRDVRPVDTIMAVSGFVNPEWLVEFEADAVIAGWAGDP, from the coding sequence ATGCTTCGGACCTATGACAGGACCTTGATTTCGAACGGCAACCCGATGGAGGCCATCGTCGGCTTCAGCCGCGCGGTGCGCGTGGGGCCTTATGTCTCGGTCGGCGGGACGGCCCCGGTGGGAGCGGACGGCAAGACGGTGGGGATAGGTGATGTCGCCGCCCAGACCCGGCGCTGCATCGAGATCATCCGGGACGCGCTGGAACAGGCCGGTTCGGGGTTGCACGATGTGGTGCGCACCCGCGTGATCCTGACCGACATCGCCAACTGGAAGGCCGCGATCGACGTCCGCAAGGAGTATTTCCGCGACGTCCGGCCCGTCGACACGATCATGGCCGTATCGGGTTTCGTCAATCCGGAATGGCTTGTGGAGTTCGAAGCGGATGCGGTGATCGCCGGCTGGGCCGGCGATCCGTGA
- the fnrL gene encoding transcriptional regulator FnrL produces MLRERSLAVSQECSDCPIRHRAVCARCESDELDRLEEIKYYRKFEAGQPVIWSGDRMDFVASVVSGIATLTQTMEDGRTQMVGLLLPSDFMGRPGRDTAAYDVVATTDLVMCCFRKAPFETLMANTPHIAQRLLEMTLDELDAAREWMLVLGRKTAREKIASLLAIIAQRDSALHKTSGSGRIVFDLPLTREAMADYLGLTLETVSRQISALKKDGVIVLEGKRHVTVPDMGRLLEEAGDDTDGGILA; encoded by the coding sequence ATGCTGAGAGAACGAAGCCTTGCCGTATCGCAGGAATGCTCGGATTGCCCGATCCGTCATCGCGCGGTCTGCGCCCGCTGCGAGTCCGACGAATTGGATCGGCTCGAAGAGATCAAGTATTACCGCAAGTTCGAAGCCGGACAGCCGGTGATCTGGTCGGGCGACCGGATGGATTTCGTCGCCTCGGTCGTTTCGGGAATCGCGACGCTGACCCAAACGATGGAAGACGGCCGCACCCAGATGGTCGGCCTTCTGCTGCCGTCGGATTTCATGGGGCGCCCGGGACGCGACACCGCGGCCTATGACGTGGTGGCGACAACCGACCTGGTGATGTGCTGCTTCCGCAAGGCACCGTTCGAAACGCTGATGGCGAACACGCCGCATATCGCGCAGCGCCTTCTGGAGATGACCCTGGACGAACTGGACGCGGCGCGCGAATGGATGCTGGTTCTGGGTCGCAAGACGGCGCGGGAAAAGATCGCCTCGCTTCTGGCGATCATCGCGCAGCGCGACTCGGCGCTTCACAAAACCTCCGGATCGGGCAGGATCGTCTTCGATCTGCCGCTCACGCGCGAGGCGATGGCCGATTACCTGGGCCTGACGCTGGAAACCGTCAGCCGTCAGATATCGGCGCTGAAGAAAGACGGCGTGATCGTGCTGGAAGGCAAGCGCCACGTGACCGTTCCCGACATGGGTCGCCTGCTGGAAGAAGCCGGCGACGACACCGACGGCGGCATTCTGGCCTGA
- the hemN gene encoding oxygen-independent coproporphyrinogen III oxidase, which yields MVTRTQLGRLGLFDAKVPRYTSYPTAPHFSSGVGPDMFMTWIDSIPENGHISLYLHVPFCRRLCWFCACRTQGTATLSPVQSYVETLQAELAMLKARLPRGVKLSRLHWGGGTPTLLSPDMMKSLIAAVRDVADFADDAEFSVEIDPNEIDAERLDALAAGGMNRASIGVQDFNPDIQQTIGRIQGFDVTRKAVDMIRERGVRSLNADILFGLPDQSKSRITETVQKLLSFSPDRVALYGYAHVPWMAKRQQLIPSDALPTPDERLALFETARRLFVWDGYAEIGIDHFATQTDGLTKALHAGTLRRNFQGYTDDKADVLIGLGASSISRFPQGFAQNASATSAYAGLVRDGKFATHRGHVFSPDDKMRSRLIEMVMCDFRIDAEEILAEHDISREALFKMFREANARFENMLKIDDGGLTVPKSARPLTRMIARSFDAYDLSKAGHSSAI from the coding sequence ATGGTAACGCGAACTCAACTCGGCCGTCTCGGCCTATTCGATGCCAAGGTGCCGCGGTATACCAGCTATCCGACCGCACCGCATTTCTCGTCCGGTGTCGGCCCGGACATGTTCATGACATGGATCGACTCCATACCTGAAAACGGGCACATCTCGCTGTATCTGCATGTGCCCTTCTGCCGCAGGCTGTGCTGGTTCTGCGCCTGCCGCACCCAGGGCACCGCGACATTGTCGCCGGTGCAGTCCTACGTCGAAACGCTGCAGGCCGAACTGGCGATGCTCAAGGCGCGGCTGCCGCGCGGGGTCAAGCTGTCGCGGCTGCACTGGGGCGGCGGCACACCGACGCTGCTCAGCCCCGACATGATGAAAAGCCTCATCGCCGCGGTGCGCGACGTCGCCGATTTCGCCGATGATGCCGAGTTTTCGGTCGAGATCGACCCGAACGAGATCGATGCCGAACGGCTGGACGCCCTGGCCGCGGGCGGGATGAACCGCGCATCGATCGGCGTGCAGGATTTCAATCCCGACATCCAGCAGACCATCGGCCGGATCCAGGGCTTTGACGTGACGCGAAAAGCGGTGGACATGATCCGCGAACGCGGCGTGCGCAGCCTGAATGCCGATATCCTGTTCGGTCTGCCCGACCAGTCGAAATCGCGAATCACGGAAACCGTGCAGAAGCTGCTCAGCTTCTCGCCCGACCGCGTGGCGCTTTACGGCTATGCGCATGTGCCGTGGATGGCCAAGCGCCAGCAATTGATCCCGTCGGATGCGCTGCCCACGCCGGACGAACGGCTGGCGCTGTTCGAAACCGCGCGGCGCCTGTTCGTGTGGGACGGCTATGCCGAAATCGGGATCGACCACTTTGCCACCCAGACCGACGGGCTGACCAAAGCTCTGCACGCCGGAACGCTGCGCCGCAATTTCCAGGGCTACACGGACGACAAGGCCGATGTGCTGATCGGCCTCGGCGCGTCTTCGATCTCGCGTTTCCCGCAGGGTTTCGCGCAGAACGCTTCGGCCACCTCTGCGTATGCCGGGCTGGTGCGCGACGGCAAGTTCGCCACCCATCGCGGCCATGTCTTCAGCCCCGACGACAAGATGCGGTCGCGGCTGATCGAGATGGTGATGTGCGACTTCCGCATCGATGCCGAGGAAATCCTGGCCGAACACGACATTTCCCGCGAAGCGCTGTTCAAGATGTTCCGCGAAGCGAATGCCCGGTTCGAAAACATGCTCAAGATCGACGACGGCGGATTGACCGTCCCGAAATCGGCGCGGCCCCTGACCCGAATGATCGCGCGCAGCTTCGATGCCTATGATCTGTCCAAGGCGGGGCACAGTTCGGCGATCTGA
- a CDS encoding LysR family transcriptional regulator — MDWRALPPLTALRAFSAYAETGSVKRAGAALNVSHAAISQQLRALEHHLGISLLDRSGARMALTADGIALAQALAAGFGQIAQAVADLTATSDNRPLQVSVTPTLAASWLMPRLASFRAGHPDISLMIDPSVAVKPLEPGGIDIALRYGKGPWPGLESRLLLPSPVVVVAAPALVAGRTVTGPDDLTDLPWLLELGTSEATASLAGASFAALPSRATTTLPGHLMLEAARQGQGVAVTARSNIEADLAAGRLVVLHEQDFDKGYHVVTRPGVRRPALRHFIRWLEKEAAMA, encoded by the coding sequence ATCGACTGGCGTGCCCTGCCCCCTCTAACCGCCTTGCGGGCCTTTTCCGCCTATGCCGAGACCGGTTCGGTAAAACGCGCCGGTGCGGCGTTGAATGTCAGCCACGCCGCGATCAGCCAGCAATTGCGCGCGTTGGAGCATCATCTGGGGATCAGCCTGCTGGACCGGTCTGGCGCGCGGATGGCGCTGACAGCGGACGGGATCGCGCTGGCGCAGGCGCTGGCGGCGGGGTTCGGGCAGATCGCGCAGGCGGTCGCCGATCTGACCGCGACGTCGGACAACCGGCCGCTGCAGGTGTCGGTCACACCGACGCTGGCGGCATCCTGGCTGATGCCGCGGCTGGCCTCGTTCCGCGCCGGCCACCCCGATATCAGCCTGATGATCGACCCCAGCGTCGCCGTGAAACCGCTGGAGCCCGGCGGTATCGACATCGCGCTGCGCTATGGCAAGGGGCCTTGGCCGGGGCTCGAATCGCGCCTGTTGCTGCCATCGCCCGTGGTGGTCGTGGCGGCGCCCGCGCTGGTGGCCGGCCGAACCGTGACCGGCCCCGACGATTTGACCGACCTGCCCTGGCTGCTGGAACTGGGCACGTCCGAGGCCACCGCATCGCTGGCCGGCGCCAGTTTCGCCGCGTTGCCCAGCCGGGCCACCACCACCCTGCCCGGCCACCTGATGCTGGAAGCGGCGCGCCAGGGACAGGGCGTGGCCGTGACCGCGCGCAGCAATATCGAAGCCGACCTGGCGGCGGGCCGGCTGGTGGTGCTGCATGAACAGGATTTCGACAAGGGCTATCACGTCGTGACAAGACCGGGCGTCCGCCGCCCGGCCCTGCGCCACTTCATCCGGTGGCTGGAGAAAGAGGCCGCAATGGCCTGA
- a CDS encoding ABC transporter ATP-binding protein encodes MTETVLTVTDLRVDFRQDGAVTHAVRGVSFDVAKGETVALVGESGSGKSVTALSTVSLLGSSAEISGSVTYLGQEMIGAEERLLRQVRGNDISFIFQEPMTSLNPLHTLEKQIRESLEIHQGLTGQAARDRIVELLTRVGIRDAESRLGAYPHQLSGGQRQRVMIAMALANKPELLIADEPTTALDVTIQAQILELLAELKQSEDMSLLFITHDLGIVRKFADRVCVMKDGEIVEQGVTRDIFANPQHPYTRMLLAAESTGTPDPVREGAEEIARTDNLKIWFPIQRGLLKRTVGYVKAVNDASIAVRSGETIGIVGESGSGKTTLALAIMRLIASEGGITYRGKDVRGWSTRELRRLRSEMQIVFQDPFGSLSPRMTCEQIIAEGLEVHGAPDGRSHRDLVTEVMAEVGLNPATMHRYPHEFSGGQRQRIAIARAMVLRPRLLVLDEPTSALDMTVQVQIVNLLRNLQRKHDLAYLFISHDLKVIRAMSHKVIVMKQGDVVEYGTARQIFDAPQTDYTRTLLAAAFDLAG; translated from the coding sequence ATGACCGAAACGGTTCTGACGGTAACGGACCTGCGCGTCGATTTCCGCCAGGACGGCGCGGTGACCCATGCGGTGCGCGGCGTGTCCTTCGATGTCGCCAAGGGCGAAACCGTGGCGCTGGTGGGCGAGTCGGGCTCCGGCAAGTCGGTGACCGCTCTCAGCACCGTGTCGTTGCTGGGCAGTTCGGCCGAGATTTCGGGATCGGTCACCTATCTTGGGCAAGAGATGATCGGCGCCGAAGAGCGGCTGCTGCGGCAGGTGCGCGGCAACGATATCAGCTTTATCTTCCAGGAGCCGATGACCTCGCTCAACCCGCTGCACACGCTGGAAAAGCAGATCCGCGAAAGCCTGGAGATACACCAGGGTCTGACCGGCCAGGCGGCGCGCGACCGCATCGTCGAACTGCTGACCAGGGTCGGCATCCGCGATGCCGAAAGCCGCCTGGGCGCCTATCCGCACCAGTTGTCCGGCGGCCAGCGCCAGCGCGTGATGATCGCGATGGCGCTGGCCAACAAGCCCGAATTGCTGATCGCGGACGAACCGACCACTGCGCTGGACGTCACCATCCAGGCGCAGATCCTGGAACTGCTGGCCGAGCTGAAGCAATCCGAGGACATGAGCCTGCTGTTCATCACCCACGACCTGGGCATCGTGCGCAAGTTCGCCGACCGGGTCTGCGTGATGAAGGATGGCGAGATCGTCGAACAGGGCGTCACCCGCGACATCTTTGCCAACCCGCAGCATCCCTATACCCGGATGCTGCTGGCAGCCGAAAGCACCGGCACCCCCGACCCGGTTCGGGAGGGCGCCGAGGAAATCGCCCGGACGGACAATCTCAAGATCTGGTTCCCGATCCAGCGCGGCTTGCTGAAGCGCACCGTGGGCTACGTCAAGGCGGTGAACGACGCATCGATCGCGGTCCGATCCGGTGAAACCATCGGCATCGTGGGCGAAAGCGGGTCGGGCAAGACGACGCTGGCACTGGCGATCATGCGGCTGATCGCGTCCGAGGGCGGGATCACCTATCGCGGCAAGGATGTGCGCGGCTGGTCCACGCGGGAATTGCGGCGCCTGCGGTCCGAGATGCAGATCGTCTTTCAGGACCCGTTCGGCAGCCTGTCGCCCCGCATGACCTGCGAACAGATCATCGCCGAAGGGCTGGAGGTGCACGGCGCGCCCGACGGCCGGTCGCATCGCGACCTTGTGACCGAGGTGATGGCCGAGGTCGGGCTAAATCCGGCGACGATGCACCGCTATCCGCACGAATTTTCCGGCGGCCAGCGCCAGCGCATCGCCATCGCCCGCGCCATGGTTCTGCGCCCGCGTCTGCTGGTTCTGGACGAACCCACCAGCGCGCTGGACATGACGGTGCAGGTGCAGATCGTGAACCTGCTGCGCAACCTGCAACGCAAGCACGATCTGGCCTATCTGTTCATCAGCCACGATCTCAAGGTGATCCGCGCGATGAGCCACAAGGTCATCGTGATGAAGCAGGGCGATGTCGTAGAATACGGCACCGCCCGGCAGATTTTCGATGCGCCGCAGACCGACTATACGCGGACCCTGCTGGCGGCGGCCTTCGACCTGGCCGGGTGA
- a CDS encoding ABC transporter permease, which produces MVAQPEPVRPEPAPAKPVIPEPKRGWFTLSPLNKRRWNNFRKNRRAFWSLWIFCILFGLSLFAEFIANEKPIMVNYRGEFYTPIFNFYPETAFGGDFRTEAAYRDPEVKCLIRTGGLEECFDDPEGLIEQVDQGMVLEGDFQKGWMLWPVIPYSYNTPVDRPGAAPLPPNDQNWLGTDDTKRDVVARVIYGFRLSIVFTLIVTVCASVIGIIAGAVQGYFGGWLDLIFQRIIEIWGATPSLYVIIILFAILGRSFWLLVFLTILFGWTALVGVVRAEFLRARNLEYVRAAKALGVSNWKIMFRHMLPNAMVATLTMLPFIVTGTIATLASLDFLGFGLPSSAPSLGELTLQAKQNLQAPWLAFTAFTVFAVMLSLLVFIFEGVRDAFDPRKTFS; this is translated from the coding sequence ATGGTCGCGCAACCCGAACCCGTCCGGCCCGAACCGGCCCCCGCCAAGCCGGTCATCCCCGAGCCGAAGCGCGGCTGGTTCACCCTGTCGCCGCTGAACAAGCGGCGCTGGAACAATTTCCGCAAGAACCGCCGCGCCTTCTGGTCGCTGTGGATCTTCTGCATCCTGTTCGGGCTGTCGCTGTTCGCCGAGTTCATCGCCAACGAAAAGCCGATCATGGTGAATTACCGCGGCGAGTTCTACACGCCGATTTTCAATTTCTACCCCGAGACGGCCTTTGGCGGCGACTTTCGGACCGAGGCCGCCTATCGCGACCCGGAGGTCAAATGCCTGATCCGCACCGGCGGGCTGGAGGAATGCTTTGACGATCCCGAAGGTCTGATCGAGCAGGTCGACCAGGGCATGGTTCTGGAGGGAGATTTCCAGAAGGGCTGGATGCTCTGGCCCGTCATTCCCTATAGCTACAACACGCCGGTCGACCGGCCCGGAGCGGCCCCGCTGCCGCCCAACGACCAGAACTGGCTGGGCACCGACGACACCAAGCGCGACGTGGTGGCGCGGGTGATCTACGGATTTCGGCTGTCGATCGTGTTCACCCTGATCGTCACCGTCTGCGCGTCGGTCATCGGGATCATCGCGGGTGCCGTGCAGGGCTATTTCGGCGGCTGGCTGGACCTCATCTTTCAGCGCATCATCGAGATCTGGGGCGCCACGCCGTCGCTTTACGTCATCATCATCCTGTTCGCGATCCTGGGGCGAAGTTTCTGGCTGCTCGTGTTCCTGACGATCCTGTTCGGCTGGACGGCTCTGGTGGGCGTGGTCCGGGCGGAGTTCCTGCGCGCGCGCAACCTGGAATACGTCCGCGCGGCCAAGGCGCTTGGCGTCAGCAACTGGAAGATCATGTTCCGCCACATGCTGCCCAACGCCATGGTGGCGACGCTGACCATGCTGCCCTTCATCGTCACCGGCACCATCGCCACGCTGGCGTCGCTTGATTTCCTGGGCTTTGGCCTGCCATCGTCGGCGCCGTCGCTGGGCGAGCTGACCCTGCAGGCCAAGCAGAACCTGCAGGCCCCCTGGCTGGCCTTCACGGCGTTCACCGTGTTCGCGGTGATGCTGTCGCTGCTGGTCTTCATCTTCGAAGGGGTGCGCGACGCGTTCGATCCCAGAAAGACGTTTTCATGA